A single genomic interval of Bradysia coprophila strain Holo2 chromosome X unlocalized genomic scaffold, BU_Bcop_v1 contig_79, whole genome shotgun sequence harbors:
- the LOC119070435 gene encoding probable multidrug resistance-associated protein lethal(2)03659 isoform X2, whose protein sequence is MADDVDQFGRTFEHLHHTWKGPVESVIFAYFIYREIGVAGVVGCSLLLCFMPLQAFLSRKATKLQTKLSRQTEERVRLMNETIIGIRVIKMFGMEHVSKDVITNVRSSEMVLIQSLQRIHALLVTLSLLTRLSILVSIVTYLYLGELITPHKEFIIFAFFNLLNWSMLWQWPFALIQCGQGYVAIQRIQKFLLNEEMSRNVWIENGDSDATLNRTVFPKKSNETIAIQLENVTSTWCAGNNRMAGIFNSSLNVARGELCALIGPVGSGKSTLLHAVTGELNIKKGFCEIYGKVSYASQMPWIFEGTVRQNIIFSEPFDEEKFQNVIGVCCLQNDIERMPRKDLTLVGECGFTLSGGQRSRISIARAVYQNADIYIFDDVLAAVNFKIGKYIVQHCVQEYLTGRTRIIVTNELQYFKYAQHLVVMSDGRIEADGTFEEIQNKGLLSFCRLNATDVVTTDAKYQTQKSLTSLLTVLGDDNFNVRNVEKQYEGSRVDVYKFYFKSIRSVHFLVLVAFLLIISQFFAGGTDYFISSWNTATSWEISLSRSKIKTFSLRTYNSSNEPDTVLTKDADVWLNENSPFVSLNCGLMAALAVATVYRTFQFFELCLSASIALHDDLFLSVLRAKMKFFDSNPTGWILKRFSKDLLNIDTRLPQALIEFLSFTLELLSSIIMVLTVDCWLLVPSTIITIFFCALRYVFTNTTKCVQRIESISLGPLYSYVNNTLQGLSTIRISNVDNILQEEFYAHLDFNTAITYLKTMTARAFSAWVDGICLVYIGICALIFVLYGDSASSNYFGFALLHCINLIGMCQWGTRDSTEIEYEMTSVERIIEYTKIKSEPPLNIPSDHHPPKHWPSHGEIIFKNVDFKYSNSRALVLKNINFRINPGEKIGIIGYTGAGKSSIIEAIFRMQEYSGEIIIDGILTTTLGLHDLRKNISYIPQNPILFSATLRFNLDPFGEAADVELWNALNQVEMKEFIKTLPGGLDYKLVQGGLNFSMGQRQLISLARAIIRNKKIFISDEATANVDPETDRLIQETIRLNFNSCTVLTISHQLYNIMDSDRILVLENGRIVELDRPLVLLQKTDGYLRKYCHDPARIEMLTNLARKSSFD, encoded by the exons ATGGCTGATGACGTGGACCAATTTGGTCGGACATTTGAGCACCTACATCATACTTGGAAAGGTCCCGTCGAAAGCGTAATATTTGCGTATTTTATCTATCGAGAAATTGGTGTAGCTGGTGTAGTCGGCTGTTCGCTTCTGTTATGCTTTATGCCATTGCAAG CGTTTCTGTCACGAAAAGCGACTaaacttcaaacaaaattgtcGAGACAAACGGAAGAGCGAGTAAGACTCATGAACGAAACAATAATTGGTATTCGAGTTATTAAAATGTTCggaatggagcatgtttccaAGGATGTCATAACAAATGTTAGAAG CTCAGAAATGGTCCTCATTCAATCGTTGCAACGAATTCACGCTCTGCTCGTGACGCTGTCATTACTAACTCGACTATCAATACTCGTTAGTATAGTGACCTACTTATATCTTGGAGAACTCATTACGCCGCATAAGGAATTCATAATATTCGCCTTCTTCAACTTACTTAATTGGTCAATGTTGTGGCAGTGGCCCTTCGCATTGATACAGTGTGGTCAAGGATATGTGGCTATACAACGAATACAGAAGTTTTTGCTGAATGAGGAGATGAGCAGAAACGTTTGGATCGAAAATGGCGACAGTGACGCAACTTTGAATAGGAcagtttttccgaaaaaaagcAATGAAACGATAGCGattcaattggaaaatgtaaCGTCGACATGGTGTGCCGGTAACAATCGCATGGCTGGAATATTTAATTCAAGTTTGAATGTTGCAAGGGGAGAGCTATGTGCGTTGATCGGACCAGTAGGATCAG GAAAGTCAACTCTACTGCATGCGGTCACTGGCGaactaaacataaaaaaaggaTTCTGTGAAATTTATGGTAAGGTCAGTTATGCATCGCAAATGCCATGGATATTTGAGGGAACCGTTCggcaaaacattattttctccGAACCGTTCGACGAAGAGAAATTCCAAAATGTGATCGGAGTTTGTTGCCTCCAAAATGACATTGAACGAATGCCACGCAAAGATTTGACACTGGTTGGTGAATGTGGATTCACACTGAGCGGTGGACAACGGTCGCGGATCAGTATAGCCAGAGCGGTCTATCAGAATGCCGacatatacatttttgatgatgtaCTGGCTGCTGTCaactttaaaattggaaaGTACATTGTCCAGCACTGTGTCCAAGAGTATTTAACAGGGCGCACTCGTATCATCGTAACGAACGAGCTgcaatatttcaaatatgCACAGCATTTGGTTGTAATGTCAGACGGCCGGATCGAGGCGGACGGAACATTTGAGGAAATTCAGAATAAGGGATTGCTTTCATTCTGTCGGTTGAATGCAACTGACGTTGTTACTACCGACGCG AAATATCAGACTCAAAAGTCCCTGACATCGTTGTTAACCGTATTGGGTGATGACAACTTCAATGTGAGGAACGTTGAAAAGCAATATGAAGGATCTAGAGTCGATGTGTACAAATTCTACTTTAAATCAATTCGCAGTGTGCATTTCTTGGTGTTGGTAGCTTTCCTGTTAATTATTTCGCAGTTCTTTGCGGGCGGCACTGATTACTTTATATCAAGCTGGAACACTGC AACTAGTTGGGAGATCTCATTGTCAAGGTCTAAAATTAAAACGTTCAGCCTCAGGACTTATAATAGCAGCAATGAACCTGATACAGTGCTCACTAAAGATGCTGATGTGTGGCTCAACGAAAATTCCCCGTTTGTTTCATTGAACTGCGGTTTGATGGCAGCCTTAGCGGTTGCAACTGTTTATCGGACATTCCAGTTTTTTGAATTATGTTTGAGTGCATCGATAGCATTACACGACGATTTGTTTCTTAGCGTTTTGCGGgctaaaatgaagtttttcgACTCGAATCCAACAGGATGGATTTTGAAACGATTTTCTAAGGATTTGCTGAACATCGACACGAGGTTACCCCAAGCCCTAATTGAATTTCTATCT TTTACACTTGAATTACTATCATCCATTATAATGGTACTGACGGTTGACTGTTGGCTGCTTGTTCCATCCACTATCATTACGATATTTTTCTGTGCATTGCGTTATGTATTCACCAACACGACCAAATGCGTGCAACGGATTGAATCGATTT CCCTGGGACCACTATATTCCTACGTTAACAATACGCTTCAGGGCCTTTCCACAATCCGAATATCTAATGTGGACAACATCCTTCAGGAAGAATTTTACGCCCATTTGGATTTTAACACTGCGATTACGTACTTGAAAACAATGACTGCTCGAGCATTTTCTGCTTGGGTGGACGGTATATGCCTGGTATATATTGGAATATGTGCactcattttcgttttatatggAGATAGCG CATCAAGTAATTATTTTGGTTTTGCTCTGCTTCACTGTATCAACCTGATTGGAATGTGCCAATGGGGCACTCGTGATTCCACAGAAATAGAATACGAAATGACATCGGTGGAGCGAATCATCGAATACACCAAAATCAAATCAGAACCACCACTGAACATTCCTTCCGATCATCATCCGCCGAAACATTGGCCGTCGCATGgtgaaattatattcaaaaatgttgatttcaaGTATTCGAATAGTCGCGCATTggtattgaaaaatataaattttcgaataaatccTGGAGAGAAAATTGGAATCATCGGCTATACTG GAGCTGGCAAATCATCAATAATCGAAGCCATCTTTCGAATGCAAGAGTATAGCGGCGAAATAATCATTGACGGCATTTTGACTACCACATTGGGACTGCACGATTTAAggaaaaacatttcgtatATTCCACAGAatccaattttgttttccGCCACTTTGCGATTCAATTTGGATCCATTTGGTGAAGCAGCAGATGTTGAATTGTGGAACGCATTAAATCAG GTTGAAATGAAAGAATTCATCAAAACATTACCCGGTGGACTCGACTACAAACTCGTCCAGGGCGGCTTAAACTTTAGCATGGGTCAAAGACAGCTGATTTCGCTAGCCCGCGCAATCATAcgaaataaaaagattttcataAGTGACGAGGCGACAGCCAACGTAGATCCGGAAACCGATCGACTCATCCAAGAGACAATAAGACTTAACTTTAACAGTTGTACCGTATTGACAATTTCTCATCAACTGTACAATATCATGGATTCCGATCGGATTTTGGTGTTGGAAAATGGACGCATTGTTGAGCTGGATAGACCGCTCGTGTTGCTACAGAAAACCGACGGATATTTGCGGAAATATTGTCATGATCCGGCAAGAattgaaatgttaacaaaTCTGGCAAGAAAATcaagttttgattga
- the LOC119070435 gene encoding probable multidrug resistance-associated protein lethal(2)03659 isoform X1, with the protein MNSAGNRQRFQESPEKHANFLSKFSFWWIKDIYKLGTKGTLKPEDIYQVKSELESKRITEDFIRLWTDEMKTKRPSVLRLLCKTFAAPVLFRCICYSSLDIAMRISHSLCLGGLVDFFTETKPEMSTKIGLMYAWGLLLSLTISAMSCHPYMIFVHEVATHIKIGLTGLVYRKVLRLSLCSIYESLNGKVIKIMADDVDQFGRTFEHLHHTWKGPVESVIFAYFIYREIGVAGVVGCSLLLCFMPLQAFLSRKATKLQTKLSRQTEERVRLMNETIIGIRVIKMFGMEHVSKDVITNVRSSEMVLIQSLQRIHALLVTLSLLTRLSILVSIVTYLYLGELITPHKEFIIFAFFNLLNWSMLWQWPFALIQCGQGYVAIQRIQKFLLNEEMSRNVWIENGDSDATLNRTVFPKKSNETIAIQLENVTSTWCAGNNRMAGIFNSSLNVARGELCALIGPVGSGKSTLLHAVTGELNIKKGFCEIYGKVSYASQMPWIFEGTVRQNIIFSEPFDEEKFQNVIGVCCLQNDIERMPRKDLTLVGECGFTLSGGQRSRISIARAVYQNADIYIFDDVLAAVNFKIGKYIVQHCVQEYLTGRTRIIVTNELQYFKYAQHLVVMSDGRIEADGTFEEIQNKGLLSFCRLNATDVVTTDAKYQTQKSLTSLLTVLGDDNFNVRNVEKQYEGSRVDVYKFYFKSIRSVHFLVLVAFLLIISQFFAGGTDYFISSWNTATSWEISLSRSKIKTFSLRTYNSSNEPDTVLTKDADVWLNENSPFVSLNCGLMAALAVATVYRTFQFFELCLSASIALHDDLFLSVLRAKMKFFDSNPTGWILKRFSKDLLNIDTRLPQALIEFLSFTLELLSSIIMVLTVDCWLLVPSTIITIFFCALRYVFTNTTKCVQRIESISLGPLYSYVNNTLQGLSTIRISNVDNILQEEFYAHLDFNTAITYLKTMTARAFSAWVDGICLVYIGICALIFVLYGDSASSNYFGFALLHCINLIGMCQWGTRDSTEIEYEMTSVERIIEYTKIKSEPPLNIPSDHHPPKHWPSHGEIIFKNVDFKYSNSRALVLKNINFRINPGEKIGIIGYTGAGKSSIIEAIFRMQEYSGEIIIDGILTTTLGLHDLRKNISYIPQNPILFSATLRFNLDPFGEAADVELWNALNQVEMKEFIKTLPGGLDYKLVQGGLNFSMGQRQLISLARAIIRNKKIFISDEATANVDPETDRLIQETIRLNFNSCTVLTISHQLYNIMDSDRILVLENGRIVELDRPLVLLQKTDGYLRKYCHDPARIEMLTNLARKSSFD; encoded by the exons ATGAATAGCGCTGGCAACAGACAACGGTTTCAAGAAAGTCCGGAAAAGCATGcaaattttctatcaaaattttcattctg GTGGATAAAGGACATATACAAACTTGGCACAAAGGGAACTTTAAAGCCTGAAGACATTTATCAAGTAAAAAGTGAATTAGAAAGCAAAAGGATTACCGAAGACTTTATCCGGTTGTGGACtgatgaaatgaaaacaaagagGCCAAGTGTGTTACGGCTACTTTGCAAAACTTTCGCCGCGCCCGTTTTATTTCGGTGCATTTGCTATTCTTCATTGGACATCGCAATGAG AATCTCGCACTCATTGTGTCTCGGAGGATTGGTAGACTTTTTTACGGAAACGAAACCAGAAATGTCcacaaaaattggtttaatGTACGCTTGGGGATTGCTTTTGTCATTGACTATTTCGGCTATGAGCTGCCACCCTTACATGATCTTTGTTCATGAAGTGGCAACCCACATAAAGATTGGTTTGACTGGTCTCGTCTACAGAAAG GTATTACGACTTTCCTTATGTTCAATTTATGAAAGTCTAAATGGTAAAGTCATTAAAATCATGGCTGATGACGTGGACCAATTTGGTCGGACATTTGAGCACCTACATCATACTTGGAAAGGTCCCGTCGAAAGCGTAATATTTGCGTATTTTATCTATCGAGAAATTGGTGTAGCTGGTGTAGTCGGCTGTTCGCTTCTGTTATGCTTTATGCCATTGCAAG CGTTTCTGTCACGAAAAGCGACTaaacttcaaacaaaattgtcGAGACAAACGGAAGAGCGAGTAAGACTCATGAACGAAACAATAATTGGTATTCGAGTTATTAAAATGTTCggaatggagcatgtttccaAGGATGTCATAACAAATGTTAGAAG CTCAGAAATGGTCCTCATTCAATCGTTGCAACGAATTCACGCTCTGCTCGTGACGCTGTCATTACTAACTCGACTATCAATACTCGTTAGTATAGTGACCTACTTATATCTTGGAGAACTCATTACGCCGCATAAGGAATTCATAATATTCGCCTTCTTCAACTTACTTAATTGGTCAATGTTGTGGCAGTGGCCCTTCGCATTGATACAGTGTGGTCAAGGATATGTGGCTATACAACGAATACAGAAGTTTTTGCTGAATGAGGAGATGAGCAGAAACGTTTGGATCGAAAATGGCGACAGTGACGCAACTTTGAATAGGAcagtttttccgaaaaaaagcAATGAAACGATAGCGattcaattggaaaatgtaaCGTCGACATGGTGTGCCGGTAACAATCGCATGGCTGGAATATTTAATTCAAGTTTGAATGTTGCAAGGGGAGAGCTATGTGCGTTGATCGGACCAGTAGGATCAG GAAAGTCAACTCTACTGCATGCGGTCACTGGCGaactaaacataaaaaaaggaTTCTGTGAAATTTATGGTAAGGTCAGTTATGCATCGCAAATGCCATGGATATTTGAGGGAACCGTTCggcaaaacattattttctccGAACCGTTCGACGAAGAGAAATTCCAAAATGTGATCGGAGTTTGTTGCCTCCAAAATGACATTGAACGAATGCCACGCAAAGATTTGACACTGGTTGGTGAATGTGGATTCACACTGAGCGGTGGACAACGGTCGCGGATCAGTATAGCCAGAGCGGTCTATCAGAATGCCGacatatacatttttgatgatgtaCTGGCTGCTGTCaactttaaaattggaaaGTACATTGTCCAGCACTGTGTCCAAGAGTATTTAACAGGGCGCACTCGTATCATCGTAACGAACGAGCTgcaatatttcaaatatgCACAGCATTTGGTTGTAATGTCAGACGGCCGGATCGAGGCGGACGGAACATTTGAGGAAATTCAGAATAAGGGATTGCTTTCATTCTGTCGGTTGAATGCAACTGACGTTGTTACTACCGACGCG AAATATCAGACTCAAAAGTCCCTGACATCGTTGTTAACCGTATTGGGTGATGACAACTTCAATGTGAGGAACGTTGAAAAGCAATATGAAGGATCTAGAGTCGATGTGTACAAATTCTACTTTAAATCAATTCGCAGTGTGCATTTCTTGGTGTTGGTAGCTTTCCTGTTAATTATTTCGCAGTTCTTTGCGGGCGGCACTGATTACTTTATATCAAGCTGGAACACTGC AACTAGTTGGGAGATCTCATTGTCAAGGTCTAAAATTAAAACGTTCAGCCTCAGGACTTATAATAGCAGCAATGAACCTGATACAGTGCTCACTAAAGATGCTGATGTGTGGCTCAACGAAAATTCCCCGTTTGTTTCATTGAACTGCGGTTTGATGGCAGCCTTAGCGGTTGCAACTGTTTATCGGACATTCCAGTTTTTTGAATTATGTTTGAGTGCATCGATAGCATTACACGACGATTTGTTTCTTAGCGTTTTGCGGgctaaaatgaagtttttcgACTCGAATCCAACAGGATGGATTTTGAAACGATTTTCTAAGGATTTGCTGAACATCGACACGAGGTTACCCCAAGCCCTAATTGAATTTCTATCT TTTACACTTGAATTACTATCATCCATTATAATGGTACTGACGGTTGACTGTTGGCTGCTTGTTCCATCCACTATCATTACGATATTTTTCTGTGCATTGCGTTATGTATTCACCAACACGACCAAATGCGTGCAACGGATTGAATCGATTT CCCTGGGACCACTATATTCCTACGTTAACAATACGCTTCAGGGCCTTTCCACAATCCGAATATCTAATGTGGACAACATCCTTCAGGAAGAATTTTACGCCCATTTGGATTTTAACACTGCGATTACGTACTTGAAAACAATGACTGCTCGAGCATTTTCTGCTTGGGTGGACGGTATATGCCTGGTATATATTGGAATATGTGCactcattttcgttttatatggAGATAGCG CATCAAGTAATTATTTTGGTTTTGCTCTGCTTCACTGTATCAACCTGATTGGAATGTGCCAATGGGGCACTCGTGATTCCACAGAAATAGAATACGAAATGACATCGGTGGAGCGAATCATCGAATACACCAAAATCAAATCAGAACCACCACTGAACATTCCTTCCGATCATCATCCGCCGAAACATTGGCCGTCGCATGgtgaaattatattcaaaaatgttgatttcaaGTATTCGAATAGTCGCGCATTggtattgaaaaatataaattttcgaataaatccTGGAGAGAAAATTGGAATCATCGGCTATACTG GAGCTGGCAAATCATCAATAATCGAAGCCATCTTTCGAATGCAAGAGTATAGCGGCGAAATAATCATTGACGGCATTTTGACTACCACATTGGGACTGCACGATTTAAggaaaaacatttcgtatATTCCACAGAatccaattttgttttccGCCACTTTGCGATTCAATTTGGATCCATTTGGTGAAGCAGCAGATGTTGAATTGTGGAACGCATTAAATCAG GTTGAAATGAAAGAATTCATCAAAACATTACCCGGTGGACTCGACTACAAACTCGTCCAGGGCGGCTTAAACTTTAGCATGGGTCAAAGACAGCTGATTTCGCTAGCCCGCGCAATCATAcgaaataaaaagattttcataAGTGACGAGGCGACAGCCAACGTAGATCCGGAAACCGATCGACTCATCCAAGAGACAATAAGACTTAACTTTAACAGTTGTACCGTATTGACAATTTCTCATCAACTGTACAATATCATGGATTCCGATCGGATTTTGGTGTTGGAAAATGGACGCATTGTTGAGCTGGATAGACCGCTCGTGTTGCTACAGAAAACCGACGGATATTTGCGGAAATATTGTCATGATCCGGCAAGAattgaaatgttaacaaaTCTGGCAAGAAAATcaagttttgattga